Proteins from one Neodiprion fabricii isolate iyNeoFabr1 chromosome 5, iyNeoFabr1.1, whole genome shotgun sequence genomic window:
- the LOC124183461 gene encoding tetraspanin-3-like: MARTVTCLRYFLLAYVILLGISGIIVSVGSGIFIYQLKQYRPLTPDDVCGSSITLLIMGLVTCLLGWGGWHIVDSTHRVQVICFAVVLGTVAFVEAGTGIWAVIKHEQIDPLRTSDHETAFALATTDEKSTWDRMQIRLGCCGIDGPADYRILDSVPWSCCDTSSVENPEAVASGTCTTMYSRGCLHFVVNRTRSILLHVFLLALCSVLLQVCGVICACFFARAIKEGAARRRRDILSLSGMRNSRNASPMRNASSTGVDSQLVVKPRVPPRRKT; this comes from the exons ATGGCTCGGACCGTCACCTGCCTCCGGTATTTTCTACTCGCCTACGTCATCCTGCTCGGC ATTTCTGGCATCATCGTCTCCGTAGGATCTGGGATATTCATTTACCAGCTGAAACAGTACCGGCCCTTGACTCCGGACGATGTCTGCGGGTCGTCGATCACCCTCCTGATCATGGGTCTGGTCACTTGTCTCCTTGGATGGGGGGGATGGCACATCGTCGATTCGACTCACAGGGTGCAAGTCATATGT TTTGCCGTGGTTTTGGGCACGGTCGCCTTCGTGGAAGCCGGCACCGGAATATGGGCTGTGATTAAGCACGAACAGATCGACCCTTTACGCACTTCCGACCACGAGACGGCCTTCGCTCTTGCTACAACCGACGAAAAATCCACATGGGATCGGATGCAAATAAGG CTGGGCTGTTGCGGCATCGATGGACCCGCCGACTACAGGATCCTGGACTCCGTTCCTTGGTCCTGCTGCGACACATCCTCGGTAGAAAATCCAGAAGCCGTTGCCAGTGGCACTTGTACCACGATGTATTCCAGAGGATGCTTACACTTCGTTGTTAACCGAACGCGTTCCATTCTCCTTCACGTTTTCCTACTCGCACTTTGCTCCGTTCTCCTCCAG GTGTGCGGGGTGATATGCGCATGTTTCTTTGCTCGAGCGATAAAGGAGGGCGCTGCAAGAAGACGTCGTGATATCCTGTCGCTTAGCGGGATGAGAAACTCCCGGAATGCATCGCCTATGCGAAATGCATCCAGTACAGGGGTGGATTCTCAGCTGGTGGTTAAACCCCGAGTACCGCCAAGACGAAAGACTTAG
- the LOC124183463 gene encoding uncharacterized protein LOC124183463, with protein MLKKNYILSEIDPRSDRLENELAKRGRRRNNRVSFVCFLLMNSRRKKMSSSSSSKGTRKTYSFEEREILITLINKHGDVEDKKSDPTSMCKRKSAWTKLAEEYNALVGPYATRSSVQLRRCWENMKACKRNREEKRSGPTSKGPNHNISSDRLRLSLSNWQDGVSGQNSIDTSTSASTVGLPPNVVFEPKASEPFTLQSVPASKASKMALKGGQRGDLEGKEPPPGIAVLTSGLTEAKMELPPSVGPMGDCPEKFMTDPESSIEDVHSDTEDPAIADARGAFCIRSNSIRPSVPSPCRIPQNRLQRRIGSAAQRSEELHVLALSEAQIKVDIAAMQKEEARIRLEEVRYRKEEARLRMLFFTYKLDRLKED; from the exons atgttgaaaaaaaattatatcttaTCGGAGATCGATCCTCGATCGGACCGTCTGGAGAATGAATTGGCAAAACGTGGCAGGCGGCGAAACAACAGagtttcgtttgtttgtttcttgcTGATGAACTCTCGGCGCAAGAAAATGTCGTCGTCTTCGTCCTCGAAGGGTACGCGAAAAACTTACAGTTTCGAGGAGCGTGAAATCCTCATCACTTTGATAAACAAGCACGGCGATGTTGAGGATAAAAAATCCGATCCGACTTCAATGTGCAAGCGAAAATCGGCCTGGACCAAACTAGCCGAAGAGTACAACGCCCTCGTTGGTCCTTACGCGACAAGGTCTTCGGTTCAGCTCAGACGCTGTTGGGAAAACATGAAGGCTTGCAAGAGGAATCGGGAGGAAAAACGATCCGG GCCGACGTCGAAGGGCCCAAATCACAATATATCCTCCGACCGTCTGCGGCTGAGTTTGTCGAATTGGCAGGACGGCGTTTCGGGTCAAAATTCCATAGACACTTCGACTTCGGCGAGCACGGTCGGACTTCCGCCGAACGTGGTATTCGAGCCAAAAGCTTCGGAGCCGTTCACCCTGCAGAGCGTGCCTGCCTCAAAGGCCTCGAAGATGGCGCTGAAGGGCGGTCAGCGAGGTGACCTTGAGGGAAAGGAGCCGCCGCCAGGGATTGCGGTGCTGACTTCCGGTTTGACCGAGGCGAAGATGGAGCTGCCACCCTCGGTCGGCCCGATGGGCGACTGTCCGGAGAAGTTTATGACCGATCCGGAGTCCTCGATAGAAGACGTCCACTCCGACACGGAGGATCCGGCGATCGCTGATGCTCGCGGAGCTTTCTGCATCCGGAGCAATAGCATTCGGCCAAGCGTTCCGTCCCCCTGCAGGATTCCCCAAAATCGTCTGCAGCGCAGAATCGGCAGTGCGGCCCAGCGGAGTGAGGAATTGCACGTCTTGGCTCTTTCCGAGGCTCAGATCAAGGTCGACATTGCCGCGATGCAGAAGGAGGAGGCGAGGATCCGGCTCGAGGAGGTTCGGTATCGCAAGGAGGAGGCCAGGCTGAGAATGCTTTTTTTCACCTACAAACTGGACAGACTTAAGGAGGACTGA